Within the Halichoerus grypus chromosome 2, mHalGry1.hap1.1, whole genome shotgun sequence genome, the region TGTTCTGGTGTTAAGCCTCCACCCTCAAGTGAATATGGGATGTATGCTAAGTACATTTTTACTCAATGCTTATGCACCATCTTTCCCCATAAATAGTCATAAGTTTCTCTGCCCTTTTCATCAATATACACATAATCTCAACCCCTAtggttataaaaatatgtattctctCCCCATTCAGGGAAGCAGATTTGAATCTTGCCCTCCTGTGCCCTTGTTTGGCTGCCTCTTGAATAAACTCTTTTCCTTCTGCATACCTTATTTCTCAGTGATCGGATTAGCTGTACATAGAGCAGATGGACTTGGGTTCAAATACATCACCTCAAATACATCACCTTGGGTTCAAATACATCACCTCATGGTAACTGACATTCTACTCTCCATTATTATATATATGcgtttttttttctagttttattaagatataattgatgtatacatacataacattgtataagtttaagattACAACatgattatttaatatatgtgtgtgtagagaAATGATTGTCATGATAAATTTAGTTAACACGTCCAATGACTTGaatagttacatttttttgttaTGGTGAaaactttcaagatttattttcttagtacctttcaaatatacaatacggTATTATTAACTACGGTTACCATGGTGTACATTACAACTTATAACTAAAAATTTGCGCTCTGACTACCTACACACTTAACCCCCAACTCTCTTACCCACACCCCTGGCAATAACTAATCTGATCTTTCCAATTATgagttttttcatttcatttcacatatAGGCAAGATCATGCaagatttatctttctctgtctgatttattttgcttaacataactTCTTCAAGATTAATCTATGTGATacgaaatggcaagatttctttttttcatggtagaaaaatgttgcatatgcattttctttttaattaaattaatttttaattgaagtatagttggcatacaatgttacattatgcattatacatatacatttcaggtatacaacataatgagtcaacaattctatacgttaTGCTATGCTAAGCACATTTAGCTAACATCTGTCATCATGGAACGCTACtaacaataccattgactgtatttcATATACTGTGCCTtgcattcccatgacttatttgttCCATAACTGGAAGCATATACCTCCCACACCCCTACAAACGTTTGCCCATAACTCTACCCCcagccctctggcaaccaccatttgttctctgtatttatggatctatttctgctttttttgtttgtttgtttgctcaattgttttgtttttaaattccacatataagtgaaatcatatgatatttgtccttAACTTACTTCACATAGTGTAATACTCTCCAGgtacatccacattgttgcaaatggcaagatctcattccttttttatggctgagtaatattccattggggatggagatatatatatatatatatatatatatatatatatatatatactcaatgCTTATGCACCATATTTCCTCATAAATAGTCATAAGTTTCTCTGCCCCTTTCATCAATATATACATGATATCAACCcctatgattataaaaatatgtatttttatgtataaaaatatatacataaatatatagaatattggatcatatatatatatgtgtatatatatatatatatatatagctccatatattaatccattcatctactgatgagCACTTAGattgcttctatttccttgcttAAATAGGCATTAGTGGAATTGTTTGATCatataacatttctatttttttgtttgttttattgcattttttatttaaattcaattagcaaaggtatagtacatcattaatttttgatataatgttcagtgattcatcagttgcatataacacccagtgctcaatcacatcacgtgccttctttaatgcccatcacccagttaccctgtccccccacccacctccctttctgcagccctcagtttgtttcccagagtcaagtctcatttggtttgtctccctctctgatttcttattATTCAGTTACCCCACccctattttcctttccattccttatgttccacatatgagtgaaaatatatggataattgcctttctctgattgacttatttcatttagcacaatacactccagttccatccatgtccatgTAAGTGGtatgtattcatcctttctgatggctgagtaatagtccattgtatatatgtagcacatcttccttattcattcatctgttgaaggacatcttggctccttccacagtttggctattgtggacattgctgctatgaacattggggtacgtGTGCTGCTTCTTTTCACTAAATCtgtatcattggggtaaatatccaatagtgcaattgctgggtcgtagggtagctctatttttaactttttggggaacctccatactgttttccagagtggctgtaccagcttgcattcccaccaaaagtgtaagagggttcccctttctccacattcccgccagcatttggtgttccctgttttgttaattttagccattctgacaggtgtaagatgatatctaattgtggttttgatctttATCttcctgatggcaagtgatgtggagcactttttcatatgtctataggccatttatatgtcttctttggagaagtgtctgttcatgtcttctgcccatttcttgactggattatttgttttttgggtgtggaatttgagaagttcattatagatcttggataccagccctttatctgtaatgtcatttgcaagtattttctcccattctgtagtttgccttttcgttttgttaattgtttcctttgctgtgcagctttttatcttgatgaagtcccaatagttcatttttgcttttgcttcccttgtctttagagatgtgtcttgaaagaagttgctgtggctgatgtcaaagaggttactgcctatgttctctaggattttgattgaaaCTAAGGACAGAacttgtgataagcaccaggtgttgtCTGGAAGTGTTGAATTGTACAAAATtttatacctgaagctaatattacactgtatgttaactgtaatttaaatttaaaaaaactagttttgttttgttatgttttgtttgttttttgtctttagctcatgtcatctacaaagagaattaattttacttcttctttttcaatttggaagaattttagttattttccttAACTAATGGCTCTGGCTAGgttttccaatactatgttgaatgtAAATGGTTGAGTGTGGACATCTGTATTTTATTCCTAATCTTAGAGAAAAActtttagtctttcaccattgagtatgatgctcCACTCTtggattttcatatatggcctttattatatggaggttgtttccttttattcctagtttgctgagtgtttttatcatgaaagcttgttgaattctgtcaaatgATGTTTTTTCTACATCTCCTGAGGTATTAATGTAATTACCTCCCCCCTTATtctgtggtgtatcacattgattgatatttATATGTTGGACCATCCTTATGTTCAGGGAAAATCTCACTTGATCAAATTGTGTAATCCTCttaatgtgctattgaatttagtttgctagaATTTGTGGAGATAACAGtgatcttctttcctttttttttttttttttacaaagaaaactgaaaatttgcTGAGGCCAAGAGAAAGGAGGCAGTTTTACTCTTTGTtcctcatggaaaaaaaaatgccaactaCTGGGTTGCAGGTATGCAAGCTTTTGACAACCTAAAAGCTGCCTTTTATAATTCAAGGGAGATCAGATTATTTTAATGCCATAACAATTGAACCCAGCTGTTAAAGTTATGCTTCCTCAGCCAACCCTGAAATTCTGAATTCTCTCATTGTTCTTAGGAGCAGCTCATACCTTCTTACTCTTAGACATGTTTAGGTAGATGAATACATTTGTCACTTGGGTATATATGAGCAAAAATGATGCTGTTATTTAGAAAAGCACTGCAATTTCAGCATTTTTTGTTGGAAGAATTGGATCTTTGGGTGGTGCTCTGAAGACATCAgtaagttattttatatttcactttatttattttattattttcacacAATAAGGGGATTGAAACAGATGACCTCTAGTATATCCATGATTCTCATAACCAAACTTGTCAAGTCCTAAAGTCTCTTAAAACAATTCAAAGAAATATGCTAACATATGGTTATAATTAGGTATGGCAACCTAGGTGGCTTTTCACCTTTTTCAGGAGACATCTACTGAGCATTATACTCTTCATAGCTGCTATGACATCCTTGTTTCTCAGGCTATAGATGAGGGGGTTAAGCATAGGGGTAAGAATGGCATTAAACATAAAGAGGGACTggtttgtttttggggttttagAAGATCCTGGCCTCATGTAGACTAATATGGCAGGGCCAAAGTAGAGAATGACCACACAGAGGTGGGAGAAACATGTGGCCAAGGCTTTGTTCTTGCCTTCAATGGAGTTCATGCGGAGGACAGCAAGGAATATGTGGAAATAGGAAGCCAGGATGAGACTCAGAGGGATGAGGACCACCAGAAAGCTTGAGATCACCACTGACTTCACATAGGTTGAAATGTCCTCACAAGTGAGCTTCAGGAGTGCCATGACCTCACACAAGAAGTGTGGGATCTCTCGAGGATGACAGATTGGTAAGTGCATGACATAGGCTGTATGAACTAGGGAAGTTATTGTCCCTCCTACCCAGGATCCAATGACCATCTGTTTACAGATGGTATGGCTCATCAAGACTGAGTAACGCAGTGGATTGCAGATGGCAATGTAGCGGTCATAGGACATAAGCGTCAGCAGAAGGCATTCAGAAATTCCCAAGGTTAAGCTGAATAAGATCTGGGCTCCACAGCCTATCTGTGATATGGTTCTTTTCCCTGAGAAGAAGTTTGTGACCATTTTGGGGACAGTAGTTGAGATCAAGGCCACATCAATAAGGGAAAGCTGGCTGAGCAGGAAGTACATAGGAGAGTGGAGTCGAGAATCCAGCCAGATGAGGAGAATGAGAACAGCATTGCCCATTACAGCCATAAGGTAGACCAGAAGAATGAGGCAGATAAGGATCACAAGGTGGCTAAGCTCAGGCCAGAGCCCCAAGAGAATAAAATCTGTGGTGACAGTCTTATTGTTTCTCTCCATGGCTGAACATCATTGCCCAGAAAAGAATGATAAGAGCACTATTCCATCCAATTTGTTATTGTACATCTGGTCTACTTTTCTTACTCTCAGGACTCCTCTCTCAGCTTGTTGTTATCTCTTTAGCATTATAAATAACTTCTTGACATATAAAATTTTCATCAATTATATCTCATGAATTTTTCAATAAACTACAATTTATACACTGTAGCTACTGTTACAAACTGTAATCACTAATAGTAACCAAATAAGAACACAGGTACATTTAATGTTCTATCAACTAAAAGCTAATCAATTTGATGAAAATGTAtcacatgtatttattaaagCACTTACAAATGCATCACCTTGAGGTCTTGTGCAGATATAACTTCAACAGAAGAGTTATGAtcattttagatttataaaagtCAACATTTTCACTCAGTCTTGGGAGACttcaggaaaaatgaagaagattCTCCTGAAGATGGGAAGAAAAGGTTTTGATAACCTGAGGACAGAAAAGCATTTTCAGAATTGAGCATTGTCTGTGCTTACCTTTTCTCTCCCACATAGGGAATTTTCCCATTTGCCCATGAGTCCTCCTTGCTCTGATCCCAACTCAAGTATTTCTTAAGTCAGGTAAACTAGAACAGAATTTCTAATCATGGCACCATTATTTAAGAAGAGACCTAATAAAAATGGTTGTTGCTAGTTTCACAGAAATTTTCCTATTCTGCGTGAAGTTTGTTTCTGTCATCAAGGTAATTCAAGGTACTAGTTGATGCTGTACAAAAGTAAGACAGAAGGTAATGATGGAGGAGATTAATAGGGTCCATCTTACAAGaagtgctttattttaaaaggtagaatatcggggcgcctgcgtggctcggtccttgagcgtctgccttcagctcaggtcatggtcccggggtcctgggatcgagccccgcatcgggctccctgctcagcgggaagcctgcttctccctctcccactcccactgcttgtgttccctctctcagtcaaataaataaataaaatctttaaaaaaaaaataaaaggtagaatATCTATTTTAGCAAAGGTTTGGTTGGACATATAAACTGTAGAAGCAGATGCAGTATTGTAGATCAGCTAAAAACACAGCCTCCAGAAGATCAGTACCAGAGTTTGAAGCTTCATCTAAATCACCATATTTAACTGCCTGATGGCCTTTGTGTAGTTGGATCATCCTTCTGTGTCTGTCTTCCTTCTTCTGTAAAATTGGACTGAAGCCTACCCGCACCACAGGAGTGACATACAGATTAAAAGAATTAGTGAGCATAGAGATTCTAGAACATTGTCGGCCAACAGGTTTAAATGCCTATATTAGGCATACTTTGAAGTTCAATTGACATAAATAGCAGAATCAGTGCCCTCATGTCCCTTAGCAGTCCCAGAGATGTGCATATGTGTAGAGTCAGTCAGAGTGATTCCAGTGCTTCTTGCAGTTTTCACCTGTACCTGTaggtacaattaaaaataatgttaaggaCAAGAATTTATAGCACATGTATGAGTGTGATGGAGGAAGGGTGGTGAACAATCCATAAGTTTGagacatatatttttcaaaaacgaGTGAGCAGAGAAAAAGCAATTCAGTTTAATTTTAAGTGCTGAAGTGTATTAGCCACTTTCAAAGTCCTAGCTCAAATGCTCTCTTCTGTGGTTCTGAGACATGGCTTCACCTCTCCTCCTATCTTCTATATTCATCAGTCTCTCATGGTGTATATTGCCTTCTGCCTTATACCATAGTTACTAATGGACAGATATCCTTTTCCTGAACCCTGTAGTTTGGTAATATTTTCAGAAGAggggttctgttttgtttttgtttgtgtttttgttttcctcctttgtaaatattttgaacaCTCAAGCCTGCCTAGGTCTGTAACATGAAGACATAGGTTATCAATAATTGTGTGATAATAAACTTTGTTTGcatattttctactttatagcttttgaaaagttaataatataatatctgatttttagtttcatggggcttatgaaataaaatatttcagttactTAAAGTTGCCTGATGAAAACACGCCTGTACCCTCCTCCAGACCTATTGAATCATATTCTACATGCAGGTCTTATAATTAGACCAGATAGAGGAATATGGATGTAGTacaatgtttatattatataaacaaGGAAATGATACTCATTGAAATTAAGGGACTTGGCCAAATTGATGCAGTGTCATGTGATAATTGATAGTTCACAGAGTAAGTCAAGTAAGACTTGAAATCCTATCAGATATATCTTTCAGCTACATTCAATACTGTATTGTAAATTATTTACAGaacaataaaaatcttattttttccattttttcagtgTACATCTGAGATTATACATTCCCATAAAATCATGTATTTCTCTGCTAgatttaaataatattacatcaaaaactaatgatgtactgtatggtgactaacataacataattaaaaatataacaaactaaataaatatttatggtaaAGTAAATGAATTGGAGATTTATGTATTgacaaatttaaaacttaataccTCACTCTTTCCATAACTCATTTCACTGATTCACTCAGTTATTCTTTCACTCTACACATGTCTATTGAGTTCAGTATCTGTGCTGGGCAAATTCTAGACTATAAAGttacaaagatatatatatgaacatCACCTCTGGCATCAGTAAGTTGAGGGAAAGAGACCATTATTATAACAAAATGTGATATTGGTTTTAAAGGAAATTGTTCAAACGTTACAAAGAAATAAGGGAAGACTTTGTGCTggagataatattttaattacatctTAAAAATGTGGAAGAGCTTTCCCATTTGAAAAAGGGCATTCCAGGTGTCAGAAACACTGTGCATAAAGAAGCAGAACAGCAGAGAATAACATGGAAAGTTCTTCAGGGCTATGGCTTAGACTTTCTGGATAAAAGTGAGAGGAAGTGAGATGTAATATTAGAAGTAACTTGCAAATGGGAAGGGGAAAATTGGGCATTTATATGATCATGATGGAGAGGAAATACAGTGGAAAGGTTAATgaattcaataatattttattaagccaAACTTTGGCCAAATTCTAGAAATTTACAGATGCTCAGTGCTCAATGCATGTTTCCTGAATGCTGGCTGTTATAAGTGTCAGGAACCTTGATCATGTGTTGTGTTGCTTATAAGCATTCACAGTACTCTCTGTGGGTGTGTCATAATAAAGCACCCTACTTAGTTTGTCAGAGTCATATAAACAATGGTTCATATAGCATTTGGACAAAAAAAATGTAGTTGTTGCCCGGATCTTAGAACTGTTGTATTCTGTGTGGGAGAGCTGTAACATCTTTGCCGTTTTCACCATACAGACTGGTTTGTAAGGATTATAGGGGATACAGGGAAGACAAGAACTCTTTTCATTTATGatggtgtacatatatatattaaccaTGAGATCAATGCATTTTGCCTTTACCATAGTTATTTTCCTAACTTAAGCCAAATTATGAACAGGACTGTCACCTTCTCTACTTGAATCCTTTTTCAGATGGTTTCCCTGGCCCACTTCTTGTACTCAACATTCACAGGTTTTTTGATATTTTCAAGAATGTTCCCAGTAATTGATCTGCTGCATATATTGTTCCAATGTTTAATCTGGAGACTAAAGTGGAGACTAAATTTTTAGCAGAGGAAAAAGCCTTAGGAAAAAGGAAGGATCTCTAATGCTGGAATGCCAAACATCATCAGAGCAATGGGGAAATGTGGGAGTCCTCCTGGCCCATGCCAGGTCAAGCTATATTATAAGTAGCTGCCCACTCCTCCCACCAATAAGAGTGATACCTTATGGTGTCCTTTTTTCTGCACTGTCCCCATATTGCTTTCTTAGTTTTTACCAATCCTCTTTTAGCCACTTAAttttccaccttcttttttttatcactttcatCCATACTATCATCTTTTCTTCTCATCCAAAAATTAACCCTCCACAAAGCTTTACTTTTGCCCTATTATTCTCCTCTCTCTTACTTATAGGCCTAGTGTAGGTTCAGAGTCAAACAAGAAGAGTTACAGTATTTTTTCCTGAGATAGATTTTAGTCAAGCAATTGTTATTTACTTATAAATGCATTTTGCCCCTCAGAAGTGAGTATTATGATAGATGAATATAGGGGATACAGTATATCCGTTGATGGATCTATTTCTactcaattcctttttaaagagaatgaaGATTTGGGTTTGCCTTTTGCGCTTAgtcaatgtaaatatataaaaaatcaatatataaggAAACAAAGGTATCTTAGGAGTATTCAGTGAAGAAACAGAATCCATTTGTTTGGCACTAAAAACACCTTAGCTATAACAATTAGATTTACCACTTTGAATGTTCATTGACATTAAAACACATTTAGTACAACTCATCACCTTAA harbors:
- the LOC118540886 gene encoding olfactory receptor 2AJ1-like; this encodes MERNNKTVTTDFILLGLWPELSHLVILICLILLVYLMAVMGNAVLILLIWLDSRLHSPMYFLLSQLSLIDVALISTTVPKMVTNFFSGKRTISQIGCGAQILFSLTLGISECLLLTLMSYDRYIAICNPLRYSVLMSHTICKQMVIGSWVGGTITSLVHTAYVMHLPICHPREIPHFLCEVMALLKLTCEDISTYVKSVVISSFLVVLIPLSLILASYFHIFLAVLRMNSIEGKNKALATCFSHLCVVILYFGPAILVYMRPGSSKTPKTNQSLFMFNAILTPMLNPLIYSLRNKDVIAAMKSIMLSRCLLKKVKSHLGCHT